From the Pseudomonas sp. SORT22 genome, one window contains:
- a CDS encoding YqcC family protein → MDQRILDIADHLLLIERELHVQGWWSEQPPSPEALASTVPFAVDSMNFDQWLQWIFLPRMKVILENGLALPNASGILVMVETVYVDRPEQSRELRRLLAEFDQLISPSA, encoded by the coding sequence ATGGACCAACGCATCCTCGATATCGCCGATCACCTGCTGCTGATCGAGCGCGAGCTGCACGTCCAGGGCTGGTGGAGCGAGCAGCCGCCAAGCCCCGAGGCGCTGGCAAGCACAGTGCCCTTTGCGGTCGACAGCATGAACTTCGATCAGTGGCTGCAGTGGATTTTCCTGCCAAGAATGAAAGTGATTCTCGAGAACGGACTGGCGCTGCCAAATGCCTCCGGGATCCTGGTCATGGTTGAAACGGTATACGTCGACCGCCCGGAGCAAAGCCGCGAGCTACGCAGGCTGCTAGCAGAGTTTGACCAATTGATCAGTCCTTCTGCCTGA
- a CDS encoding iron chelate uptake ABC transporter family permease subunit has translation MLAIWLSLALGPVSLPLFDTLRAGARLIGLPVAGDGLEQAELILGQIRLPRTLLGLAVGAVLALSGVAMQGLFRNPLADPGLVGVSAGAALGAAVAIVGGSWMGGIPEAFGPYLLSLCAFLGGLGVTALVYRLGRRDGQTNVATMLLAGIALTALAGAAVGLFTYLADDATLRTLTFWNLGSLNGASYQRLWPLVLVTVGVSLWLPRRAQALNALLLGESEARHLGIEVEKLKRELVFCTALGVGAAVAAAGLIGFIGLVVPHLVRLLAGPDHRVLLPASLLAGASLLLFADLIARLALAPAELPIGIVTAFIGAPFFLYLLLRGRA, from the coding sequence CTGTTGGCGATCTGGTTGTCGCTGGCGCTGGGGCCGGTCAGCCTGCCGTTGTTCGATACTCTGCGCGCCGGAGCCCGGTTGATCGGGCTGCCGGTGGCCGGCGACGGGCTGGAGCAGGCCGAGCTGATCCTCGGCCAGATCCGCTTGCCACGGACCCTGCTGGGGTTGGCCGTGGGTGCCGTGCTGGCGCTGTCCGGGGTGGCGATGCAGGGGCTGTTTCGCAACCCGCTGGCCGACCCCGGCCTGGTCGGGGTGTCTGCGGGTGCCGCGCTCGGTGCGGCAGTGGCGATTGTCGGCGGCTCGTGGATGGGCGGTATTCCCGAGGCCTTCGGCCCTTATCTGTTATCGCTGTGTGCATTTCTTGGTGGCCTGGGGGTGACGGCGCTGGTGTATCGCCTGGGCCGGCGCGATGGCCAGACCAACGTGGCGACCATGCTCCTTGCCGGCATCGCCTTGACCGCCCTGGCCGGCGCGGCGGTAGGGCTGTTCACTTACCTGGCCGATGACGCCACCTTGCGCACCCTGACGTTCTGGAACCTGGGCAGCCTCAATGGCGCCAGTTACCAGCGCCTGTGGCCGCTGGTGCTGGTGACCGTGGGGGTCTCGCTGTGGCTGCCACGCCGGGCCCAGGCCTTGAATGCCTTGTTGCTGGGCGAGTCCGAAGCCCGTCACCTGGGCATCGAGGTCGAGAAGCTCAAGCGCGAACTGGTGTTCTGCACGGCGCTGGGGGTGGGCGCGGCAGTCGCGGCGGCGGGGCTGATCGGCTTTATCGGCCTGGTGGTGCCGCACCTGGTGCGTTTGCTGGCTGGGCCGGACCACCGCGTATTGCTGCCGGCATCCTTGCTGGCCGGCGCTTCGCTGTTGCTGTTCGCCGACCTGATCGCGCGCTTGGCGCTGGCACCTGCGGAACTGCCGATCGGTATCGTTACCGCGTTCATCGGTGCGCCGTTCTTCCTCTATCTGCTGTTGCGGGGGCGTGCCTGA
- a CDS encoding ABC transporter substrate-binding protein — translation MRPRARLIALCAGLVFNTLAQADTLPQRWVSAGGALSEWVAALGGEQKLVGVDTTSQHPQSLKALPSIGYQRQLSAEGVLSLRPDVLVGTEEMGPPPVLAQIRGAGVKVELLSSKADLGAVESNLQQLGRLLGNEQQARQLFADYRRQLDELQGKIKQLQTTQAAPGVILLVGHAGSKPMIAGKGTAGDWLLKQAGARNLADNEGYKNFSVEALAALDPDVLVFADRSLSGEQALQALLKENPALNASRAARNKRLIELDPTLLVGGLGPRLPVTLQNLSHAFYPTAQ, via the coding sequence ATGCGCCCACGTGCCCGCCTGATCGCCCTGTGTGCCGGTCTTGTGTTCAACACCCTGGCCCAGGCCGACACCTTGCCGCAGCGCTGGGTCAGCGCCGGTGGGGCACTGAGCGAGTGGGTGGCGGCGCTGGGCGGCGAGCAGAAGCTGGTCGGGGTCGATACCACCAGTCAGCATCCGCAATCGCTCAAGGCCTTGCCGAGTATCGGTTATCAGCGCCAGCTGTCCGCCGAAGGGGTGCTGAGCCTGCGTCCGGATGTGCTGGTGGGCACCGAAGAAATGGGCCCGCCGCCGGTGCTCGCGCAAATCCGCGGCGCCGGGGTCAAGGTCGAACTGCTGTCGAGCAAGGCCGACCTGGGTGCGGTGGAAAGCAACTTGCAGCAACTGGGGCGCTTGCTCGGCAATGAGCAACAAGCCCGGCAACTGTTCGCCGACTACCGCCGGCAACTCGATGAGCTGCAGGGCAAGATCAAGCAACTGCAAACCACCCAGGCCGCTCCCGGAGTGATTCTGCTGGTCGGTCATGCCGGCTCCAAACCGATGATCGCCGGCAAAGGCACCGCTGGCGACTGGTTGCTCAAACAGGCCGGTGCGCGCAACCTGGCGGATAACGAAGGCTACAAGAACTTCTCTGTCGAGGCCTTGGCAGCCCTTGACCCGGATGTGCTGGTGTTCGCCGACCGCAGCCTCAGCGGTGAGCAGGCCTTGCAGGCGCTGCTCAAGGAAAACCCGGCCCTGAATGCTTCGCGCGCCGCCCGTAACAAACGCCTGATCGAACTGGACCCGACCTTGCTGGTGGGGGGGCTCGGCCCGCGTCTGCCGGTTACCTTGCAGAACCTTTCCCACGCCTTTTACCCGACCGCGCAATGA
- a CDS encoding pentapeptide repeat-containing protein encodes MNQPRQLDSALYALVHDEQIASFNREKPKDGTVDFRGGDFRGLDLRELDTTGIDFTDAYFRASDLRGLDLRHNGLEGASLAHAQISGTYFPSELSADEILMSVNFGTRLRYRTR; translated from the coding sequence ATGAATCAGCCACGGCAACTGGACAGCGCGCTGTATGCGCTGGTGCATGACGAACAGATCGCCAGTTTCAATCGCGAGAAACCCAAGGATGGCACCGTCGACTTTCGTGGCGGCGATTTTCGCGGGCTCGACCTGCGCGAGCTGGACACCACCGGCATCGACTTCACCGATGCTTACTTTCGCGCCTCCGACCTGCGCGGCCTGGACCTGCGTCACAACGGCCTGGAAGGCGCAAGCCTGGCCCATGCACAGATTTCCGGCACCTACTTTCCCAGCGAACTGAGCGCCGACGAGATTCTCATGTCGGTCAACTTCGGCACCCGCCTGCGCTACCGCACACGCTGA
- a CDS encoding ChaN family lipoprotein encodes MRCPRLPALLLLLVWGLAGCQSRAEVPPLPAWQSPEGRDHAELGQIRELSSGRLLTPAQLLERLAQAPRLLVGEKHDNPDHHALQLWLLRALQGQRPQGSLLLEMLQPVQQAKVDALKQQALPADLPLALGWQQGWDWALYGPIVREALGQPYPLLAANLDTEEVRSLYRRPPPLKGERSTAAKVRAVLLEQVRESHCGLLPESQLPAMLAVQQQRDRRMAERLLAAPQPALLLAGGYHVRKDIGVPLHLADLGAEAGTQVLMLAEVGQGVDAQLADYVWYTPALPEQDYCAQMRKGE; translated from the coding sequence ATGCGTTGTCCCCGCTTGCCCGCATTGTTGCTGTTGCTGGTCTGGGGGCTCGCCGGCTGCCAGTCCCGGGCCGAAGTACCGCCATTGCCCGCCTGGCAAAGCCCCGAAGGCCGCGATCATGCCGAGCTTGGGCAGATTCGTGAGCTGAGCAGCGGGCGCCTGTTGACGCCCGCGCAACTGCTGGAGCGGCTGGCGCAGGCGCCGCGGCTGCTGGTAGGCGAGAAACACGACAACCCCGACCACCATGCCCTGCAGTTGTGGCTGCTGCGCGCCCTGCAGGGGCAACGGCCGCAGGGCAGCCTGCTGCTGGAGATGCTGCAGCCGGTGCAGCAAGCCAAGGTCGATGCGCTGAAGCAGCAGGCCTTGCCGGCCGATCTGCCGCTGGCGCTTGGCTGGCAGCAAGGCTGGGATTGGGCCCTGTACGGACCGATCGTCCGCGAGGCCCTGGGCCAGCCATACCCGTTGCTGGCCGCCAACCTCGACACCGAGGAGGTGCGCAGCCTCTATCGCCGGCCGCCACCCTTGAAAGGTGAGCGCTCGACCGCCGCCAAGGTCCGGGCCGTGCTGCTGGAGCAAGTCCGGGAGTCCCATTGCGGCCTGCTGCCCGAAAGCCAGTTGCCGGCGATGCTGGCGGTTCAGCAACAGCGCGACCGGCGTATGGCCGAGCGCCTGCTGGCCGCGCCACAGCCAGCGTTGCTGTTAGCCGGTGGCTATCACGTGCGCAAGGACATCGGCGTGCCCTTGCATTTGGCCGACCTGGGCGCCGAAGCCGGCACGCAGGTGTTGATGCTCGCCGAAGTGGGGCAGGGGGTTGATGCGCAGCTGGCTGATTATGTCTGGTACACCCCGGCTTTGCCGGAGCAGGACTACTGCGCGCAGATGCGTAAGGGCGAGTAA
- a CDS encoding TfoX/Sxy family protein, with amino-acid sequence MNDELQHLKNLGKTSAQWLHAVGIHSASDLRRLGAVNAYKAVRTRGFRASKVLLYAIEGALLDVHWNDIPAERKEALNQQLDGKIAVQKNNREF; translated from the coding sequence ATGAACGATGAACTCCAGCATCTGAAAAACCTTGGCAAGACTTCTGCGCAGTGGCTGCATGCGGTCGGCATCCACAGTGCTTCGGACCTACGCCGGCTGGGTGCGGTCAACGCCTACAAGGCCGTCCGTACCCGGGGTTTCCGGGCCTCGAAGGTGCTGCTGTACGCGATTGAAGGCGCCTTGCTCGATGTGCACTGGAACGATATTCCGGCTGAACGCAAGGAAGCCCTGAACCAGCAACTCGACGGCAAAATTGCCGTACAGAAAAATAATCGGGAATTTTGA
- the mrcB gene encoding penicillin-binding protein 1B yields the protein MTRSRSPRTAKKRPSGRSRAWLGWALKLSLVGLVLVAGYAIYLDAVVQEKFSGKRWTIPAKVYARPLELFVGQKLSKADFLIELDALGYRRESVANGPGAAAVNGNTVDLNTRGFQFYEGMESAQAVRVRFSGDYVAGLSGANGSKLDVVRLEPLLIGGLYPKNLEDRILIKIDQVPPYLLETLVAVEDRDFYHHFGVSPKSIARAVWVNTSSGAMRQGGSTLTQQLVKNFYLTNERSLSRKLNEAMMALLLELHYDKREILEAYLNEVFVGQDGQRAVHGFGLASQFFFSQPLSELKLHQIALLVGMVKGPSYYNPRRYPERATVRRNLVLDLLAEQGVATPEAVEAAKKMPLGVTKRGSLADSSYPGFLDLVKRQLRQDYRDEDLTEEGLRIFTSFDPILQMKSEAAMAETFKRLAGRKGADEVEAAMVVTNPETGEVQALIGSRQAGFAGFNRAIDAVRPIGSLVKPAVYLTALEKPSKYTLTTWVQDEPFSVKGADGQVWKPQNYDRRSHGTIYLYQGLANSYNLSTAKLGLEVGVPNVLKTIGRLGVNVDWPAFPSMMLGAGGMSPMQVATMYQTLANGGFNTPMRGIRSVLTAEGEPLKRYPFQIQQTFDPGAIYLVQNAMQRVMREGTGRSVYSVLPSTLNLAGKTGTSNDSRDSWFAGFSQDLLAVVWLGRDDNGKTPFTGATGALQVWTSFMHKADPLPLDMPLPDNVVQAWIDPHSGQGSDASCPGAVQMPYIRGSEPPAGAACGGEPDPAESVMDWVKGWMN from the coding sequence ATGACTCGATCCCGATCCCCCCGTACCGCTAAAAAACGCCCGTCTGGCCGCTCGCGTGCCTGGCTGGGCTGGGCCTTGAAGCTCAGCCTGGTCGGCCTTGTGCTGGTGGCGGGCTATGCCATTTACCTCGATGCCGTGGTCCAGGAGAAATTCTCCGGCAAGCGCTGGACCATCCCGGCCAAGGTGTATGCCCGGCCGCTGGAGCTGTTCGTCGGTCAGAAGCTGAGCAAGGCCGACTTCCTCATCGAGCTCGATGCCCTCGGCTATCGCCGTGAAAGCGTCGCCAATGGCCCGGGTGCGGCGGCGGTCAACGGCAATACCGTCGATCTCAATACCCGTGGCTTTCAGTTCTATGAAGGCATGGAAAGCGCACAAGCGGTGCGCGTGCGCTTCTCTGGCGACTATGTTGCCGGGCTCAGTGGCGCCAACGGCTCGAAACTCGACGTGGTGCGCCTTGAGCCGCTGCTGATCGGCGGCCTGTACCCGAAAAACCTCGAAGACCGCATCCTGATCAAGATCGACCAGGTGCCGCCGTACCTGCTGGAAACCCTGGTGGCCGTGGAAGATCGCGACTTCTATCACCACTTCGGCGTGTCGCCCAAGTCGATTGCCCGGGCAGTGTGGGTCAACACCTCGTCCGGCGCCATGCGCCAGGGCGGCAGTACCCTGACCCAGCAGTTGGTGAAGAACTTCTACCTGACCAACGAACGCAGCCTCAGCCGCAAGCTCAATGAAGCGATGATGGCCCTGCTGCTTGAGCTGCACTACGACAAGCGCGAAATCCTCGAGGCCTACCTCAACGAAGTGTTCGTCGGCCAGGACGGCCAGCGTGCGGTGCACGGCTTCGGCCTGGCCAGCCAGTTCTTCTTCAGCCAGCCGCTGTCGGAGCTCAAGCTGCACCAGATCGCCTTGCTGGTCGGCATGGTCAAGGGCCCTTCCTATTACAACCCGCGGCGCTACCCGGAGCGGGCGACGGTGCGGCGTAACCTGGTGCTCGACCTGCTGGCCGAACAGGGCGTGGCCACCCCGGAAGCGGTGGAAGCAGCGAAGAAAATGCCACTGGGTGTGACCAAGCGCGGCAGCCTGGCCGACAGCTCCTACCCGGGCTTCCTCGACCTGGTCAAACGCCAGCTGCGCCAGGACTATCGCGACGAAGACTTGACCGAAGAAGGCCTGCGAATCTTCACCAGCTTCGATCCGATCCTGCAGATGAAATCCGAAGCGGCCATGGCCGAGACCTTCAAGCGTCTGGCCGGGCGCAAGGGCGCCGATGAAGTCGAAGCGGCGATGGTTGTAACCAACCCGGAGACCGGCGAAGTCCAGGCCCTGATCGGTAGCCGCCAGGCAGGTTTTGCTGGTTTCAACCGCGCGATCGACGCGGTACGGCCGATCGGCTCGCTGGTCAAGCCGGCGGTGTACCTGACCGCCCTGGAAAAACCGAGCAAATACACCCTGACCACGTGGGTGCAGGACGAGCCGTTCTCGGTCAAAGGCGCCGATGGCCAGGTATGGAAGCCGCAGAACTACGACCGTCGTTCCCACGGCACCATTTATCTGTATCAGGGCCTGGCCAACTCCTACAACCTGTCGACCGCCAAGCTCGGCCTGGAAGTGGGTGTGCCGAACGTGCTGAAAACCATCGGCCGGCTGGGTGTCAACGTCGACTGGCCGGCGTTCCCGTCGATGATGCTCGGCGCCGGCGGCATGTCGCCGATGCAGGTCGCAACCATGTACCAGACCCTGGCCAACGGCGGCTTCAACACGCCGATGCGCGGTATTCGCAGCGTGCTCACCGCCGAAGGCGAGCCGCTCAAGCGCTATCCGTTCCAGATCCAGCAAACCTTCGATCCGGGCGCCATTTATCTGGTGCAGAACGCCATGCAGCGGGTCATGCGCGAAGGTACCGGGCGTTCGGTCTACAGTGTGCTGCCAAGCACGTTGAACCTGGCAGGCAAGACCGGTACCAGTAACGATTCCCGTGACAGCTGGTTCGCAGGCTTCAGCCAGGATTTGCTGGCAGTAGTGTGGCTGGGGCGTGACGACAACGGCAAGACGCCGTTTACCGGTGCCACCGGTGCGCTGCAGGTCTGGACCAGTTTCATGCACAAGGCCGACCCGCTGCCACTGGACATGCCGCTGCCCGACAACGTGGTGCAGGCCTGGATCGATCCGCATAGCGGCCAGGGCTCGGACGCCAGTTGCCCGGGCGCCGTGCAGATGCCGTATATTCGCGGAAGTGAACCGCCGGCCGGGGCCGCCTGTGGCGGTGAGCCGGACCCTGCCGAGTCCGTCATGGACTGGGTCAAGGGTTGGATGAATTAA
- a CDS encoding bifunctional aminoglycoside phosphotransferase/ATP-binding protein, whose translation MSQALITALQNPALFPHPVKAFQVIETHISWVLLTGDYAYKIKKPMNFGFLDFTELSQRAHFCAEELRLNQRLTDDLYLEVLPITGSAEAPQLGGEGEPIEYALKMRQFPQSQMLSTLQANSELTAAHIDQMAEQIARFHLAAPKVAVEHPLGTPDSVMAPVEQNFEQIRPFLSDKADLQQLDALQAWAQDSFKRLHGLLEQRKAEGFIRECHGDIHLGNATLIDGKVVIFDCIEFNEPFRLTDVYADAAFLAMDLEDRGLKSLSRRFVSQYLELTGDYAGLELLNFYKAYRALVRAKVALFSMPANADAVQRATTLRTYRNYANLAESYSAIPSRFLAITHGVSAVGKSHVAMRLVDALGAIRLRSDVERKRMFGEQASANAGQLQAGIYSEDASQATYQRLHQLAETILRAGFPVVIDATYLKHEQRQAAAGVASETGVPFLILDCNAPDAVIASWLAQRQADQNDPSDATLDVVKAQQASRDPLSAEELLQSKRVETNESGSLDLLVKQIRQRLPGL comes from the coding sequence GTGAGCCAAGCCTTGATCACAGCCCTGCAGAATCCCGCCCTGTTCCCTCACCCGGTGAAGGCATTTCAGGTCATCGAGACGCATATATCCTGGGTGCTGCTCACCGGTGACTATGCCTACAAGATCAAGAAGCCGATGAACTTCGGTTTCCTCGATTTTACCGAGCTGTCCCAGCGTGCCCACTTCTGCGCCGAAGAGCTGCGCCTGAACCAGCGCCTGACCGACGACCTGTACCTGGAAGTACTGCCGATCACCGGCAGCGCCGAAGCGCCCCAACTGGGCGGCGAAGGCGAGCCGATCGAATACGCGCTGAAAATGCGCCAGTTCCCCCAGAGCCAGATGCTCAGCACCCTGCAGGCCAACAGCGAACTGACCGCCGCGCACATCGACCAGATGGCCGAGCAGATCGCCCGCTTCCACCTGGCCGCGCCAAAAGTTGCCGTCGAGCATCCGCTAGGCACGCCGGACAGCGTCATGGCCCCGGTCGAGCAGAACTTCGAGCAGATTCGCCCGTTCCTTTCCGACAAGGCCGACCTGCAGCAACTCGATGCCCTGCAAGCCTGGGCCCAGGACAGCTTCAAGCGCCTGCATGGCCTGCTCGAGCAGCGCAAGGCCGAAGGTTTCATTCGCGAATGCCACGGTGACATCCACCTGGGCAACGCCACCCTGATCGATGGCAAGGTGGTGATTTTCGACTGCATTGAATTCAACGAACCGTTCCGCCTGACCGACGTCTACGCCGATGCCGCGTTCCTGGCCATGGACCTCGAAGACCGCGGGCTGAAATCGCTGTCGCGCCGCTTCGTCAGCCAGTACCTGGAACTCACCGGTGACTACGCCGGCCTGGAACTGCTGAACTTCTACAAGGCCTACCGCGCCCTGGTCCGGGCCAAGGTCGCCCTGTTCAGCATGCCGGCCAACGCCGATGCGGTGCAGCGCGCCACTACCCTGCGCACCTACCGCAACTATGCCAACCTGGCGGAAAGCTACAGCGCCATCCCTTCGCGCTTTTTGGCCATCACCCATGGTGTGTCTGCAGTCGGCAAGAGCCACGTGGCCATGCGCCTGGTCGACGCCCTGGGCGCCATTCGCCTGCGTTCGGACGTCGAGCGCAAGCGCATGTTCGGTGAGCAAGCCAGCGCCAATGCCGGTCAGTTGCAAGCCGGCATCTATAGCGAAGACGCCAGCCAGGCCACCTACCAGCGTCTGCACCAGCTGGCCGAAACCATCCTGCGTGCTGGCTTCCCGGTAGTTATCGACGCCACCTACCTCAAGCACGAGCAGCGCCAGGCCGCCGCCGGCGTTGCCAGCGAAACCGGCGTGCCGTTCCTGATCCTCGACTGCAACGCCCCGGATGCGGTGATCGCCAGCTGGCTGGCCCAGCGTCAGGCCGATCAGAACGATCCGTCGGATGCCACCCTGGACGTGGTCAAGGCGCAACAGGCCAGCCGTGATCCGCTCAGCGCCGAAGAGCTGCTGCAAAGCAAGCGCGTGGAAACCAACGAAAGTGGCAGCCTCGACCTGTTGGTCAAGCAGATCCGCCAGCGCCTGCCCGGGCTCTGA
- a CDS encoding heme ABC transporter ATP-binding protein: MLCVENLSLRRGENQVLSDISLALQPGQVLGVLGPNGAGKSSLLGVMCGELNPSHGRVSLDDRGLCDWPGQQRAQRLAVLPQVSSLGFAFKVEEVVGMGRLPHKTGLERDQQIIDAALQAADAGHLLGRSYLALSGGERQRVHLARVLAQLWPGEDGRILLLDEPTSMLDPLHQHTTLQAVREFADRGAAVMVILHDLNLAARYCDRILLLEQGRSHALDTPQQVLRPDSLKAVFGIDVLVQPHPERGHPLIIAR, encoded by the coding sequence ATGCTGTGTGTCGAAAACCTGTCGCTGCGCCGTGGCGAAAACCAGGTCCTCAGCGATATCAGCCTGGCCCTGCAGCCCGGCCAGGTACTGGGCGTGCTGGGCCCCAACGGTGCCGGTAAAAGCAGCCTGCTCGGGGTGATGTGCGGTGAGTTGAATCCCAGCCACGGACGGGTGAGCCTGGATGACCGCGGGCTGTGCGACTGGCCCGGGCAGCAGCGGGCCCAGCGCCTGGCGGTGCTGCCGCAGGTGTCCAGCCTGGGCTTTGCCTTCAAGGTCGAAGAAGTGGTCGGCATGGGTCGCTTGCCGCATAAAACCGGTCTTGAGCGCGACCAGCAGATCATCGACGCGGCCCTACAGGCGGCCGATGCCGGCCACCTGCTCGGGCGCAGCTATCTGGCGCTCTCTGGTGGCGAGCGTCAGCGCGTGCACCTGGCGCGGGTACTGGCGCAGCTGTGGCCAGGCGAAGACGGGCGCATCCTGCTGCTCGACGAGCCGACCTCGATGCTCGACCCGCTGCACCAGCACACCACCTTGCAAGCGGTGCGCGAATTCGCCGATCGCGGCGCCGCGGTGATGGTCATCCTTCATGACCTGAACCTGGCGGCACGCTACTGTGATCGTATCCTCTTGCTCGAACAGGGTCGCAGCCATGCCCTGGATACCCCGCAGCAGGTATTGCGCCCCGATTCGCTCAAGGCGGTGTTCGGCATCGATGTGCTGGTCCAGCCTCACCCCGAGCGGGGGCACCCGCTGATCATCGCCCGTTAG